In one window of Ruminococcus hominis DNA:
- a CDS encoding GH39 family glycosyl hydrolase, which yields MLSNNHIDYMITDLALYRFYTDTSLCLPDFCVLCPLENNLEIRYTDTYHSENTQCIQLHPHDFFVFQTGSSIKLIPDDVSVCLLIRLNPAFLLNLFSLDRLSSLPVVHLASRFSSGALYSFLKLSHLYITDKKEFEFQIISNLYIVLDSLFPSLSSTSISDKNLRHSEKRKTAILTYIDAHIQESFKLNETAQALELTPQYLASWFQKNFDCTFSTYIQQKKLESIKLWLRYTALSDSVLAELFHFKNADALYQVMLELDGISPTQYREQFQQPDSILLPDERNKLPLSPYYDALLSADMHQESTVLAVLKQEDTIFRISPKSSKNMPDSWRYLLNMGYAYQFNDNRMQAQLKDIQQTVYFRYGRICRLLDLTTVHIINHATRYGFEQIFQLLDEMLRLDLTPFIELGYKHAKVHLQFRETQILTMDEEVFSYYDKIIQILPDFLRACCNRYGIETVTSWKFSVYYDFIEEHEHLSTLTFRQYLDYYQKIRFMIKDILPETKVGGADFNIFLSFDFWEDKFRLINALQVRMDFIGINAYGGVMTDSHVHLATDSDYMPDKIRKAAKLIDHYFPALPVLITEFTFCYTSRNYLNDMVFSSCFLASFLSETMQLVKGMGFFTMSDLSVYYADSGNLFFGGNGLFNYIGLPKPVYHVYSFFRELGTRIIGHTSDYLITTDSNYRFQALFTNYVHINEQAAYSKHNEKLLDTPEQLFESSSTKPLHIQIEQAVPGTYLLKTYTLNAFHGNLLPYWAKCRSLTHLSEQDFQTFKQLAQPAINLHTKTVSEDGILDFSVHLEPSEVKLVLIDYIEN from the coding sequence ATGCTTTCAAACAATCACATAGATTATATGATCACCGATCTGGCTCTATATCGCTTTTACACAGATACGTCTCTTTGTCTTCCGGACTTTTGTGTTCTCTGCCCTCTGGAAAACAATCTTGAAATTCGCTATACAGATACTTATCATTCTGAAAATACACAGTGCATTCAACTTCATCCGCATGATTTTTTTGTTTTTCAGACAGGCAGCTCTATAAAATTAATTCCTGATGATGTATCTGTTTGCCTGCTTATCCGGCTCAATCCGGCTTTTTTGTTGAACCTTTTTTCTTTAGACCGACTTTCTTCTCTCCCGGTTGTTCACCTTGCATCACGATTTTCATCCGGGGCACTTTACTCCTTTTTGAAACTGTCTCACCTGTATATCACAGACAAAAAAGAGTTCGAATTTCAAATTATCAGTAATTTATACATTGTTTTAGATTCCTTGTTTCCTTCCCTTTCGTCTACTTCGATTTCAGACAAAAATCTACGACATTCAGAGAAAAGAAAGACAGCCATTCTTACTTATATTGACGCTCATATTCAGGAGTCTTTCAAATTAAACGAAACTGCACAGGCACTCGAACTTACTCCGCAATATCTTGCTTCCTGGTTTCAGAAAAATTTTGACTGTACATTTTCAACCTATATTCAACAAAAAAAACTGGAATCGATAAAGCTTTGGCTTCGCTATACTGCATTAAGTGATTCAGTTCTGGCTGAACTATTTCATTTCAAAAATGCAGATGCCTTATACCAGGTGATGCTGGAACTAGATGGAATATCCCCAACTCAGTACCGTGAACAATTTCAACAACCTGATTCCATATTATTGCCGGATGAAAGAAATAAACTACCTCTTTCCCCTTATTATGATGCACTGCTCTCCGCCGACATGCATCAAGAATCGACCGTACTCGCTGTTCTTAAGCAAGAAGATACGATTTTTAGAATTTCTCCAAAATCTTCAAAAAATATGCCTGACTCCTGGCGTTATCTTCTGAATATGGGATACGCTTATCAATTCAATGATAACCGCATGCAGGCACAATTAAAAGATATTCAGCAGACCGTTTATTTTCGATATGGTCGTATTTGCAGACTACTTGATCTGACAACAGTCCATATCATAAATCATGCAACCCGATATGGTTTTGAACAGATTTTTCAACTACTCGATGAGATGCTCCGACTGGACTTAACACCATTCATCGAACTTGGATACAAGCATGCAAAAGTTCACTTACAATTCCGTGAGACACAAATTCTGACTATGGATGAAGAAGTCTTTTCCTACTATGATAAAATCATTCAAATTTTACCCGATTTTCTTCGTGCATGTTGTAATCGTTATGGCATTGAAACTGTAACATCCTGGAAATTTTCTGTTTACTACGATTTTATCGAAGAACACGAACATCTATCGACGCTTACGTTTCGACAATACCTTGACTATTATCAGAAAATACGTTTTATGATCAAAGATATACTTCCTGAGACAAAAGTAGGCGGAGCTGATTTTAATATTTTTTTATCTTTTGATTTTTGGGAAGATAAGTTTCGTCTTATCAATGCTCTGCAGGTTCGCATGGATTTTATCGGTATCAATGCCTATGGCGGGGTCATGACTGATTCTCACGTACATCTGGCAACTGACTCTGATTATATGCCGGATAAGATTCGTAAAGCCGCCAAGTTGATCGATCACTATTTTCCGGCACTTCCGGTACTTATTACAGAATTTACCTTTTGCTATACTTCCAGAAATTATTTAAATGACATGGTATTTTCAAGCTGTTTTCTTGCATCTTTTCTGAGTGAAACTATGCAGTTGGTAAAAGGGATGGGATTTTTTACCATGTCCGACTTAAGTGTTTATTATGCCGATTCCGGAAATTTATTTTTTGGTGGAAATGGCCTTTTTAATTACATCGGACTTCCGAAACCGGTTTATCATGTTTATTCCTTTTTCAGAGAACTCGGAACTCGAATCATTGGACATACTTCTGATTATTTGATCACAACCGACTCCAATTACCGGTTTCAGGCACTTTTTACCAATTATGTTCACATTAACGAACAGGCAGCTTACAGTAAACATAACGAAAAGTTATTAGATACCCCGGAACAATTGTTTGAATCTTCAAGCACAAAGCCGTTACATATTCAGATTGAACAGGCAGTTCCCGGCACTTACCTTTTAAAAACCTATACTTTGAATGCATTCCATGGAAATCTATTGCCTTATTGGGCAAAATGCCGTTCTCTCACGCACTTATCAGAACAGGATTTCCAGACATTTAAACAGCTCGCACAACCTGCTATAAACCTGCACACCAAAACAGTATCGGAGGATG
- a CDS encoding YesL family protein: MGGIFSYDNPIMSAISKIANCILLNMLFLICCIPIVTAGASFTAMYYTIEKNIKNNRGYVCSSFFISFKENLKKATPVWLLILGIEIIFLSDYFVVNHVRQAGNMLGNIYPLFLVMMVLVALYAVWFFANLARFDNSVKNLMKNSLILMIRFPGTTVLIFFALIFACVITYLIPIAGFLMPVIAAWLFSAPIEHVFSKCMK; encoded by the coding sequence ATGGGTGGAATTTTCAGTTATGACAATCCGATTATGTCTGCAATCAGTAAAATTGCAAATTGTATTTTATTGAATATGTTATTTTTGATCTGTTGTATCCCAATCGTAACGGCAGGTGCATCATTTACGGCAATGTATTATACGATAGAAAAAAACATTAAAAATAACAGAGGATATGTCTGTAGTTCCTTTTTTATATCATTTAAAGAAAACTTAAAAAAAGCCACTCCGGTATGGTTGCTTATACTTGGAATAGAAATTATCTTTTTGAGTGATTATTTTGTTGTAAATCACGTACGTCAGGCAGGAAATATGTTGGGAAATATTTATCCACTGTTTTTGGTTATGATGGTTCTGGTCGCTTTATATGCGGTGTGGTTTTTCGCGAATCTTGCGAGATTTGACAATTCGGTGAAGAATCTTATGAAAAACAGTTTGATCTTGATGATCCGTTTTCCGGGAACAACAGTTTTGATATTTTTTGCTTTGATATTTGCGTGTGTGATCACATATCTGATCCCGATTGCAGGTTTTTTAATGCCGGTCATTGCAGCATGGCTGTTCAGTGCACCGATCGAACATGTATTTTCAAAATGTATGAAATAA
- a CDS encoding TIM barrel protein, producing MGIKRGVSLYSYQQTQFFKQMDWKDMVREIHDNLHTDGVEIIDEATIRDYPFPSEQFIFDWNNYIARYEMKPVTMDIYLDVHQFRDHIMNHREAAERLKNDIKLAARLGFQNVRPLCLVPIDVIEMALDTAEKYNVRIGKEIHAPLPIRPRARKQPTSGMAAALDFRMSEQIIDLAQRTGSKHVGLVPDFGIFQHSPSQVAIDYVKRHAEIPEAVDFILAHSKEYDLDDMIKVVNEKYPNHGIDGSNLERMALHESSADPNDLVEILPYIMSIHGKFYNMTEIPGKPGCYEDLAIDYETPIRILKEHGFDGYIDSEYEGQRDQQDRGIEYLPNEVEQVRRHHEMLTRLIGE from the coding sequence ATGGGTATCAAACGTGGTGTATCTTTATACAGTTATCAACAGACACAATTCTTTAAACAAATGGATTGGAAAGATATGGTCCGGGAAATTCATGATAATCTACACACTGACGGAGTAGAGATCATTGACGAAGCGACTATTCGTGATTATCCATTTCCATCTGAACAATTTATTTTTGATTGGAATAATTATATCGCACGCTATGAAATGAAACCGGTAACGATGGACATTTATCTGGATGTACACCAGTTCCGTGATCATATCATGAATCATCGAGAGGCTGCAGAACGTCTGAAAAATGATATCAAGCTTGCTGCGCGCCTTGGTTTCCAGAATGTGCGCCCGCTTTGTCTTGTTCCGATTGATGTAATCGAGATGGCACTGGATACAGCTGAAAAATACAATGTCAGAATTGGAAAAGAGATCCACGCTCCACTTCCGATCCGACCAAGAGCAAGAAAACAACCAACCAGCGGTATGGCTGCTGCACTTGATTTCCGTATGTCAGAACAGATTATTGATCTTGCACAGCGTACAGGAAGTAAGCATGTAGGACTGGTTCCTGATTTTGGAATCTTCCAGCACTCTCCTTCTCAGGTCGCTATTGATTATGTAAAACGTCATGCTGAGATTCCGGAAGCTGTTGATTTTATTCTTGCACACAGTAAAGAATACGACCTGGATGATATGATCAAAGTTGTGAACGAGAAATATCCAAATCATGGAATCGATGGTTCTAACCTGGAACGTATGGCTCTTCACGAATCTTCCGCTGACCCGAATGACCTTGTGGAAATTCTTCCATATATCATGAGTATTCACGGAAAATTCTATAACATGACTGAGATTCCTGGAAAACCGGGATGCTATGAAGATCTTGCCATTGATTACGAAACTCCGATCCGTATCCTCAAAGAGCACGGATTTGACGGATACATTGATTCCGAATATGAAGGACAACGAGATCAGCAGGATCGTGGAATCGAATACCTTCCAAATGAAGTAGAACAGGTTCGAAGACATCATGAGATGTTGACACGATTGATTGGAGAATAA